The Panicum virgatum strain AP13 chromosome 3N, P.virgatum_v5, whole genome shotgun sequence genome includes the window CTCGAGCCGGTGGAGGAGGCGATTTTACAGGTGGTGGCGGCGAGCTcaccggagctggaggaggtggcgatttcactggtggtggaggtggaggagatttgactggaggtggcggcgagtTCATCGGAGCTGGTGGCGGAGGTGACTTCACGGGTGGGGGTGGCGAACTCACCGGAGCTGGTGGTGGAGGTGATTTCACTGGTGGGGGTGGCGAGCTAACTggcgccggtggtggtggcgagctcgccggagccggcggtggaggcgatTTCACGGGTGGCGGCGGTGAGCTCACCGGAGCCAGCGGAGGAGGAGATTTCACCGGTGGTGGTGGGGAACTCATTGGCGCTTGCGGTGGCGGGAACTTCACCAGTGGCGGCCGTGTTTCTGGCTTCGGCACAGGCGTTGGCTTGGGCGTCGGCGGCACGGGCGTCTCCCTCTTCGGCGACGGCGTGTAAGTTGGCCTCGGCGGGTTGGGGCCGGCGGAGCAGACGTTGGTGCGGCAGTCGACGGGGTGTGCAAGTACGGGCGCGCACACCGGCGACGGCTTCTGCTCCGGGCGTCCGCTGCCGAGGCAGTTGCTGCTGTCGTCGAGCGCCACGGGCTTGTCCTCCGCCGGCACGCACGCCGCCGGCTCGACGCTGAAGAAGTTGTGGGCGAAGCTGAAGTTGGCGAGTGCCGGGAGCTTGCAGACACGCTCCggcacggcgccggcgagctggtTCCTCGACACGCCGAGCTGCTCCAGCTTGGTCATGTTGAGGAGCCCCTCGGGCAGCGTGCCGACGAGCGCGTTCCCGCTGACGTCCACCACCGTGGTGTTGCCGAGGTtggcgagctccggcgggatgCAGCCGTCGAGGCGGTTGTTGAGCAGGACGAGCTCGTCGAGCGTGTCGGCCATGCGGCCGACGCTGCGAGGGATGCACCCGACGAAGGCGTTGTTGGCGAGCACCACCACCGTGGCCGTGGAGTTGCCGAAGTTCTCCGGGATGGTGCCGACGAAGCGGTTGCTGTTGACGAAGATGGCGTCGAGGTCCTTCTCGAAGAGCTCCGGCGGGAGGGCGCCGTCGAAGTCGTTGAACCGGAGGTCGAGGTACTTGAGCACGGGGATCTGCAGCACGACGTCGGGGAAGGCGCCGACGAAGCGGTTGTTGCTGACGTCGAGCTCGtggaggagggcgaggcggctGAAGCTCTTGGGGATGATGCCGCAGAAGCGGTTGGAGTTGATGTGGAAGAAGGCGAGGTCGCTCATGAGGCCGAGCTCGGCGGGGAGGTACCCCGCGATGTCGCCGCCGTTGAggtcgacgccggcgacgacggtgaCCCTGGGGTCGTCGAGGGCCTGGGCGCACGTGACGCCGAAGTAGGAGCACACGTCGGCCCCGACCCAGCCGCCGGTGAAGTTCTTGGGGTCGGAGTACATGGCGCGGCGCCAGGCCTGGAGCGCGGCGTacgcgcggcggaggcgctcgttggcGAAGGTGACGTCGACGCGGATGTCGAACTCGAAGTCGTCGGGGAGCTCGCCGTTGCCCTCGCGCAGGGACAGCATCTGCCGTCGCGCGATGTCGGACGCCTCCGCGTCCGagagcgcggccgccgccccgagcaggacggcggtggcgacggtgacgagcgcgaggcggcggcaggcggcctCCATGGTTGGTGGCGGGGGAAGGGGCAGTGCGGGAGGCCACCCCTTGCGGTGGAACCTATATGGAGGGGGGGAAGATATAGctaggccggcggcgacgaggggacacggccgagcggcggcgcgcgcctccCGGAGGTGGCCGTTGCGGTCTGGTGGTCGGTGTTTTTTTGGCGGGAGAGGAGGGACACGTGGACAGCTGCTTTGACCGGTGCTGGCCTCTGGCACCAGCTCTGCCTCGGTGTCGTTCCTCTCTCTGGTGAGGTGTCACTTGTCTTGCCAGCGTGTCATGTGACATGCTAAATTTAGCATGCACAGTTCAGAGGTGATTTATGAGAGGATTTGGAGTTAACAAATTGTGTGATGTTTCTTCTGGATTCTGCGTGCTCATATTAGTACTGTTCTTAGATTGTAGTTTGAATTTAAACCTCGTTCAAACTTGACTGAATTCATATTAGTACTGAGTATTGAGTCAGCTAACTTGCTGCTTTTTCCCAAACTGTCTTTCAGATATTATTGTAGAACCCTGTTATTAGGAACAAGCCAGGCAATTCACTGCGTTTTGCAGAGAAACAATTAAGCAAACTGAATGCATAATTGGTGCTACAACCGAGTGACGTTGTTTCTgctttaattccatttaattggcCAAACAGGCAACATATATCTGTTGTTTTAAGGACAATTgcttatatatacatatagttGGAAACAGCGGTACAGGTCTTGGTCATGTTCCAAATTATCATTCCCTCATGCATAAGGCTTCTCTGAACGTGATGTTGAAGCTCCTCAAGGCTCAGAACTCATCATTATCTTAACATGGTGTACATTAGGCATGGTAGGTATCAAGAATAGCAGCAGCAAGTTTCTTCAAAAAATGAGCCTTTGGGAAATATGCTTATGCTCCTCCCTCGGGACTTTCCTGATGGACTAAGGACCTGAGCTCTAGGTAGTGAATTCGCTAACACTGAAGTATCATGATGAAATGATGCAGCTCAACCAGTGATGGAATTTTCACACTTTACAACAAGTGAGGTTAATTAGTCAGGAGTTTAGGAAATCCCTCTTTGTAAGCCGAGTTGTCCGATCTATCTGAATGTGATGTTTCACCTCGGTCTGAATGTGATGTTTCACCTCTTCCGAAACCGAACAAGGAGCCATCAGTTTTGTAAGCAGCCAGTTTTCTCATGCAATGCAGGAAACAGAGGGACTAGAGATTAGTATGTTTAGTATAGCTGGAAAAATCTTTTGGCAAATATACATCCCTTTGGAATTTTTAATAAGTGAGTGTGTGTTCTCAAACTTGTTCGAGGAAGCCATTAAGGAAAATAACACAGAACTTCTGTCAAACAAGGCAAGGGTTAATTAGTCCTTGCTCCTCTGTATTGGACTATACAAGTTTCTCTGATTGAGCTATCTTTCTTCAACAGATAATGTAAAAGCGAGTGGGGCAGAACCAGTAATGGAAAAATCAATGAATTATTGTATATATACTAAGAAACAAAACAATTCAGTTATACTTAGCTGTCCACTAACTCCGTACTTAGGTTATTCTTCAGAACCTGTTTCGTGGTCTTTGGTTCCAGCGACATGTCAGCGTTTGAAGCAAGTGGTCAAAGAGTGTTTTACCAAGGCAAATGAGTGGCTTTCTAGTCAATGGATTGATTATTATTAGCTTTTCCCCCATGTTCACCTTAAAACTTTTTCTACTCTTGTGAGTTGGGTGTATTTTTCTTATCTAATGGCTAGGGAGTGGTCTCAAGATGATCAGCCAAGGCTCCACTGGAAAACCCGCTATTAGTTCAGGTTGGGAAAATCCTTTAGTACCAACCGATCCCACTTTTCGGTACTGGTCTCACCTATTCGGTACATGTCACTACCTATTTTCTAGGCAGCTCCTATTTTTCCACCACTTGGTTCGTCTCAACAAATTTGTCAATCAAATTAACATGCTACATGCTTTTTTAATTATGCTTGTACATATGTTATAGAACTATGCGATGCAGAAGTCAGTATGAAGAGTATCCACGACTAAATTAAAACAAATATGAATCGGTAATACCAAAGGTGCCGACAAAGTACAGTGACAGTTGCAGCAATTCACTCGAGTTCAGAGAGCCATGTGGTAAACTGAATGCTTATTGATTGTATAGATCTCAAATTTAACTAGTTCTAGAACTAATTGTCTCACAGTCCAATTAAAGCTTTAAGTACACAAACGAGCAAGTGCTTTTGAAATATAAAGTTCAAGCTGATGACTTACCTATAGATATGCATGGCATATATTTACACTTGAAATTAAAAGAGCTCGCTTTTCAACATTGTTTCACTTGTAATGCTGCCCCTCACATGATTAACATCATCAAATTCATAACCTTTTACAGGGCACACTTAGGCATGGCAGGCATGAGGAATACAAGCAGATGAAATTCTATAACCTCATGGCTGGTGATTTTGTTTAATAGAAACATGACAGCTGAAATTCTGCACATCCTCAAATTCTGTCACAAGAGTCTTGAAGAAACAAGGGTTGAATCGCAGCCAGCTGGATCCGCCGCAGCTTAGGCGTTGTTTGGATGGAGGATAATCCTCTCCTCTCCAATCTATACATATTCAGAGGGATACCTTGAAGAGTTTGACAGTTGAGCTACGCAGACTCACATTCACATGCAGGCTACTGACAACGATTTAGATAAAGTTGAATGAAGCTGCCAAATTTCTGTTTCCAGAATCACGCTACAACGAAACTTCAAGAGTCAGAAACCCAAATAAAACTCAATAGGTGGCTATTTTTTTGATAGGAAAACTCTAAGGGAAGCCCTCAGAGCAAAAAGGCGCGGCACCTAGGATTTGAACCCTGGGTGGGAGCATTCCAACCAATTGCCTTTGCCCCTGCGCCGTGAACCCCTTCGCTCAATAGGTGGCTATTGCCATTTAGAGTTCTCAATTTACCTAGTAAGTCTTTTTGCAAACATAAGTCTATTTTAAAAAATCTGAATATGAGACAATGTGAGTCAATCTTTTGTGAGAAAGTCCTAATGAAAGCAGCAAACTTTTGTGAGACTAGACCACCCACGATGAGCAAACTTCTGTCGACGAATGTTAAGAAAGTTTCCAAATATATTTTCAGTTGTTGTGGAACCAACTTAGGATGAAGTAAGAAAAAGGATTAATTGTATATTTGTTCAGAAAACAATCAATCAGTTAGACGCAACCAGATTCGTGGAGCATGCAATTCAATCTATATCGCAGAGAAACATATGGGAACTGTACACATAATGGTCCTGCACTATGCAGGGATCAATAATGTACTTGTGTAACATATATTTGTCTCTTTGGCCGAGTAACTGAATTCAAGTAGAAATAACCAGGTAACGTCAGTTTGCTTTTGAGGGCAATGGTTCATGCATACATATCCTTTGGTTTGATCAGTAAATGTCTACGTTCTATATGGCCACTAAATGAGTTAGTTTTCTGTTCATGGGCCATGGCTTATATATCCTGGTTGTGATCCCAATTTTCATTCAGTCATATTTCCCAGACAACATTGAAGATCATCAAACTCATGACCTTAAACAAGCCATACAATAAGCCATACAGCTACTGCTACTGTATATCACTAATATGAATGTGTTTGCAGACAGTAAACATACGCTTCTCCAAATCTTCTAGCGGTTTAGGCTCCATTTTAGTGATAGTTTATCAGAAAAATTGAAGTTAATAAATCATTCATGTCAATTTTGCAGAAGCATGCTGATTTGATGCCTTATGCAGTGATAACAAAAAGTAGCAACTTAGCTAATAACCCATCTTTTTGCAAAAATACACTGTTCGAAGATCTTGTTAGATGAGTTGCTTGAATTCTTAGAAACTGTACTTAATAAAGGCAAAATAGCCAAAATCGTCCCTGAACTATCGAGCTTGGCTCAATTTCGTCCCTCAACTATCAAAAGGATCAATTTAGTCCCTGAACTATACAAATGCGTCCGTTTTCGTCCTTATACTGAGTTGGCACGCCACGGTGAATTGCCTCGTCAGCGACGAGTCAGCTTAGGTTTGCATCTCGTAGTGAAATATCCATTTTACCCCTGGACATCTCTCTTAGTGAAATGTCTATTTTACCCCTGGACATCTCGTAGTGAATTATAACCATGTGTCCATAAAGTAGTTGTTCATTTAAAGCGACAGACCATGCCAATGTTTAATGCAAATGATACATGTGCCGTGAACTGGGCACTTCAAACTACATGATACTCATTTGTCTAGGGGTAAAATGGATATTTCACTAAGAGATGCAACCCTAAGTTGACTCATTGCTGAGAGGCAGTCCACTATGGTGTGCCAACTCAATAtaaggatgaagcgaacccattTGTATAGTCCAGGGACTAAATTGGACTTTTTGATAGTTGAGGGACAAAATGTCAGTGTACCCCAAGAATTAAATTTTTTGCATGGCTCGTTTTGGTTGTCAGACTAAATACCAAGGTAATGCTCAGAAGACGAAATTGCAACATTCAAGGAGGGTTACACTGTGTGCTCTGTCAACTTAGAACTGATGAAGACATAGATCATTTGTTATTTGCCTGCCCCTTTGCTGAGAGATGCTGGGCAAAAATACACATTCAATGGGATTTATCCTTGGGTATTCATGACAGAATTATGCAAGCTAGGTAGGTTTCACCTCACTCCTTTTTCATGGAAATGTTCCTAATTGCAGCAAGGGAAATCTGGAAACTTCGCAATGCAATTATCTTTGATGGTGCAAGAGGCTCCCTCAATCTTTGGACCGTGAGATTCAAAGATCAAGTCCAGCTACAATCTCTAAGGTTTAGACATGATAAGAAAATCTTAGTTAACGGTTGGCTATCTTCTTTCTAGAGTAGACCTACTTGTACATTCTCCCATCCCCTCCCTGTACCTCAAATTTGTAAGTATCTTTGTACTCTTTTTGCTGTTTTCTTTTAATGGAAAATGAAGCACTGTGGAGAACTCCTCCACAGTttaccttcaaaaaaaaaaattgagccGAGCTCAATAGTTCAGGGACGATTTTGGCTATTTTGCCTTAATAAAAACAAGAGATATTGTGAAACAGGAAAACGTGGCGGCCAGAGTATGACTGGTTAGACCTAATTCTGTATTTCTGACACAAGTTTGACAAACGAAATGAACTTGCAGCATGTTTTCGAATGAGAGTTTCATTGCATATATTTTAGAACCAAAAGCAATGCAGGAGTCAGTCCTCAAAAACGTACATTAGTAAATTGAAAATAGAAACATGAATAAGTATTACTCTGACACTACATACAGATAGGTGCAGCAATTTACTCTGTTTCAGGGAGCCATGTGGTGAACTTAATGCTTACTGGTCCTACAGACAAAATTCAACTAGTTTTGAAACTACTCGTCTCACAGGCCATTAAAGCTTAAAATGGCAGAAAAGAGCAATAGATTTAAAGCATGCACGCTTATATATAGATACAGAATGTACGCTTGAGAGGAGCTCGTTTCTGAACTTTTCTGTTTTGCTTGAAACGCTGTCCCTCACATGATGATTAACATCCTCAAATCGATAGCCTTCAACAAGGCACACTTTAGGCATGGTAGGCATAAGGAATACCAGCAGCAAACCTCTCTAGTCTTCATTGGTGTCCAGATAGTGTATGAACGCCAGCTGGCAGGCTTTACCTGTGGCACTTGACCTGCACAGCTTCTCTTTCGCTGAATGAAGGTGCAAAAATTGTTGTAATCAGAATCAGTCTCCAGCGAAGCCTCACAAGTTTAGAGTCGTAGGATGTGCGATTCAGTCCATTGTCACCGAAGTTCCTGGGACGACAGATTGAGGAACGAGAAGCGATATTTGGGATGGATTTTTACACTACGGGGATGAAAATGATCCCAGTTGCTGTCCCCAAAATGGTGTTCCTGGAATTTGCGTTCCACATTTCCAGCGACTATGTTCAGTCTATGAGTGAGGGACATGTGGGAATGTAACAAACAAGTGGTGAATGTTTAAAGTCAGGATGACGAGGACCTATACACACAGACATGACATATTGTAGGAAATGTatgatgcgtataatgtggtcgattgtattgcaatgagccccttgggcggtatatataagagtacaagacttggagAGTAAGGCACCtcccctagagataaggaaggctatcacgggattacatcaatcctaaactacatatctggagttgcctaatatactctaacatccccccgcagtcgtagcggtagcaacatgaacggtcagactggagaacaatggagacgtaTCCCCCTGCAGTCAGAACGCCGGTGCGAAAGCTTTGACtggagactcatgcagatgatagccctttagtgccgtagtagccgaagtcgaggtggacgtggtcgaagccgtggagggggcgcgggtcgaagtgccgtcgaggtgctcgagtacacaaactcagcagcttcttgccgaagatagcagcaggacggtgcggcggatgacaacggtagacggcgcggtttgcgacttaggtcacgctcaggacaggggtggcgacggcgcaggttgcagcaagtgtcgcgctcagatcaa containing:
- the LOC120666401 gene encoding pollen-specific leucine-rich repeat extensin-like protein 3, giving the protein MEAACRRLALVTVATAVLLGAAAALSDAEASDIARRQMLSLREGNGELPDDFEFDIRVDVTFANERLRRAYAALQAWRRAMYSDPKNFTGGWVGADVCSYFGVTCAQALDDPRVTVVAGVDLNGGDIAGYLPAELGLMSDLAFFHINSNRFCGIIPKSFSRLALLHELDVSNNRFVGAFPDVVLQIPVLKYLDLRFNDFDGALPPELFEKDLDAIFVNSNRFVGTIPENFGNSTATVVVLANNAFVGCIPRSVGRMADTLDELVLLNNRLDGCIPPELANLGNTTVVDVSGNALVGTLPEGLLNMTKLEQLGVSRNQLAGAVPERVCKLPALANFSFAHNFFSVEPAACVPAEDKPVALDDSSNCLGSGRPEQKPSPVCAPVLAHPVDCRTNVCSAGPNPPRPTYTPSPKRETPVPPTPKPTPVPKPETRPPLVKFPPPQAPMSSPPPPVKSPPPLAPVSSPPPPVKSPPPPAPASSPPPPAPVSSPPPPVKSPPPPAPVSSPPPPVKSPPPPAPMNSPPPPVKSPPPPPPVKSPPPPAPVSSPPPPVKSPPPPARVSSPPPPVKFPPPPAPVRSPPPPVKSPPPPAPVSSPPPPVQSPPPPSPVSSPPLPIKSPPPPAPVSSPPPPPPPVHSPPPPAPVSSPPPPVKSPPPPAPISSPPPPVKSPPPPAPLSSPPPPVLPPPPPLAPSPPPPSPGIILPPIMSQKYASPPPPQFQGY